A single region of the Vagococcus teuberi genome encodes:
- the acpS gene encoding holo-ACP synthase translates to MIIGIGIDAVELYRIEDIIKNNPKFISRVLTSHELEIFETLKIKRQTEFLGGRFACKEAFSKAYGTGIGKVGFQDIEVLSEESGRPIVYQSIFEGKVHVSITHTDKVAFAQIILEK, encoded by the coding sequence ATGATTATAGGAATTGGTATAGATGCTGTAGAGCTCTATCGCATAGAAGATATTATAAAGAATAATCCAAAATTTATTTCTCGTGTGCTAACGTCTCATGAGTTGGAAATATTTGAAACGTTAAAAATAAAGAGACAAACAGAATTTCTAGGGGGGCGTTTTGCGTGTAAAGAAGCTTTCTCAAAAGCGTATGGGACAGGAATTGGAAAAGTAGGATTTCAAGATATTGAGGTGTTATCAGAAGAAAGTGGTCGACCAATAGTGTATCAGTCTATATTTGAAGGGAAGGTTCATGTGTCCATTACTCATACAGACAAAGTAGCCTTTGCTCAGATTATTTTAGAAAAATAA